Proteins encoded in a region of the Lepisosteus oculatus isolate fLepOcu1 chromosome 23, fLepOcu1.hap2, whole genome shotgun sequence genome:
- the cops7a gene encoding COP9 signalosome complex subunit 7a, protein MSEVRQVSVDQLLTLSGAALAEALSSLLETPGLYVFSDILELPNVRELESGPHAPVYQLLNLFAYGTYCDYKENAASLPELTPAQKNKLRHLSIISLASNLKCLPYSLLLQQLELKNVRELEDLLIEAVYSDIIQGKLDQRNQQVEVDCSVGRDLGRHELPNIANTLQEWCSGCEAVLCGIEEQVTRANQYRENQLKVKVQVETEVSNLQKTLKASSSSSSSGPAPAGAATNQDPDQPAGEPRDPASSQEPRQPGKKSSKVKGLRGSGKIWSKSN, encoded by the exons ATGTCGGAGGTGCGACAGGTGTCGGTGGATCAGCTCCTGACCCTCTCGGGCGCCGCGCTGGCGGAGGCGCTCTCCTCCCTCCTGGAGACGCCCGGGCTCTACGTCTTCTCCGACATCCTGGAGCTGCCCAATGTCAGAGAG CTGGAGTCGGGACCTCATGCCCCAGTCTACCAGCTGCTCAACCTCTTCGCCTACGGGACGTACTGCGACTATAAAG AGAACGCAGCCTCGCTTCCTGAGCTAACTCCTGCCCAGAAGAACAAACTCCGGCACCTCTCCATCATCAGCCTAGCCTCCAATCTCAAG TGCCTCCCCTACTCCCTCCTCCTGCAGCAGCTGGAGCTGAAGAAtgtgagggagctggaggacctGCTCATCGAGGCCGTGTACAGCGACATCATCCAGGGCAAGCTGGACCAGCGCAACCAGCAGGTGGAGGTGGACTGCAGCGTGGGGAGGGACCTGGGCCGCCACGAGCTGCCCAACATTGCcaacaccctgcaggaatg GTGCTCAGGCTGCGAGGCCGTGCTGTGCGGGATCGAGGAGCAGGTGACCCGGGCCAACCAGTACAGAGAGAACCAGCTGAAGGTCAAAGTTCAAGTGGAGACCGAG GTCTCCAACCTGCAGAAGACCCTGAAGGCGAGctcctcctcctcatcctctGGTCCGGCCCCTGCCGGAGCAGCGACCAATCAGGACCCTGACCAGCCAGCTGGCGAGCCACGAGACCCCGCCTCCTCCCAGGAGCCACGGCAACCGGGCAAAAAGAGTTCAAAGGTCAAAGG ACTCCGTGGCAGTGGGAAGATTTGGTCCAAATCAAACTGA